GAACTCGGCTTCGGCGGGCGGCTCCTCGGCGGGGGCGGGGGCAGGGGCGGGCTCGGGGGAGGGGGCCGCCGAGGCCTCGGCGGCGGATTCGGGTTCGGGCGCGCAGGCCACGAGGGGCAGCGCGAGGGCGCCTACCAGCAGCGCGGCGAGTGCGGGGCGCGGGATCCTGACCGACATGCGACCAGCCTATGCGGTGCCGCGGTCGCGAGCCTCGACGTCCGTGGCCCGTGCCGCCCGCATACTCGGCGAGAGGCGGATTTCGCATGCTTCTTGGGGTGCTGGGCTGCAAGATCCGCCTCTCGCGTGGGTGGGGAGGGAGGGCCTGCCGCACCGCATAGGGTGGAGGGCATGACGCAGGAGAAGCGGGCGCGGACCGGGCTGTCGCGCAGGGCCAGGCTCACCATCACGATCGTCGTCGCCGCGCTCGTGCTGCTCGGCGGCGGCACCGCTGCGGCGCTGTGGCTGGGCGGCGGGGAGGATCCCGAGCCCACCGCCGAGACCCCGGCCCCCGAGCCCGCCCCCGCCGAGGAGCCGCCCGCCGAACCCGAGCAGCCGGCCCGGCCCCTGCACGTCATCGCGATGGGCGACATGCTGCCGCACGACTCCGTCAACGCCAACGCCCAGCTGCCCGACGGGGGCTGGGACTACGGGCAGTTCTTCGCGGGCATCCGGCCGCAGCTCGACGCCGCCGACGCGACCTTCTGCAATCAGGAGGTGCCGAGTGCGGGGGCCGAGTTCGGCATCAGCGGCTATCCGGTCTTCAACGCGCCGACCGAGTTCGCCCGGGACCTGCACGGCGCGGTCGGCTGCGACCTCGTGAACCTCGCCAACAACCACGCCGCCGACAAGGGTGCGGCGGGCATCGCCGCCACCCGCGCGGCGTGGGACGGGCTCGCCCCCGCCGCACTTAGCGGCGCCAACCGCAGCCCCGAGGAGCAGCGAGCCGTGCAGGTCTTCGAGCAGGACGGGGTGCGGATCGCGCTCGTCTCGTTCGCCGAGTACTCCAACGCGCCGATCGACGGCGTCTCGCTCAACCTGATGGGCGACGACGCGCTCGTCGCCGACCTCATGGCGCAGGCTCGGGATCAGGCCGACGTGGTGATCGTGTCGGCGCACTGGGGCACCGAGGACTCCCACGAGGTGAACGGCGCCCAGACGGCGTTCGCGCAGCGGGTCGCAGACCTCGGGGCCGACGTGATCGTCGGCACCGGGCCGCACGTGCTGCAGCCGGTGACCTGGCTTCCGCGCGCCGACGGCGGGCGCACGCTCGTCTGGTACTCGATCGGCAACATGCTCAGCACGCAGCTCGAACTCGCGCAGCGCACGGGGGTGATCGCCGGCTTCGACCTCGTGCGCGACGAAGCGGGCGCGGTGCGGGTGGAGAACCCGACGGCGATCCTCACCTACATGCACTACGAGTGGACGCCCGAGCAGGAGGCGGCGGGCGACCTCATGGCGCGGCACGGGCTGTCGATCACGCCGCTCGCCGCGTCGGGCGAGCTGCTGCAGGCCGCGCGCTTCGGGGTGACCGCCGAGCAGCAGGCGGCCGACTCGGCCGCGATCCTCGGGGCTGAGGTGACGATCCTGCCCGAGTAGCGGCGCTCGCCGACCCGGTCGAGCGGGCGCCGCAGCCGAGGGTCGGCGGGGGATCAGCCCCGCGCCTCGGCTCCGGGATCGGCCGAGAGCGTGGTGTACGCCTCGCCGCTCAACCGGTCGGCGATGACCGGGAACTCGGCGCGCACCTCGGCGACCCGTGAGGCGTCGACCTCGACGACGAGCACCTCCTCGCCGTCGCCGCACTCGGCCACGACGCGACCGGAGGGGTCGACGACGCGGCTGAAGCCGCCGAGCGCCACCGCGCCCGCGCCCTCGCCCTGAGTGCCGCAGGCGTTGCAGGCCAGCACCCACACCTGATGCTCGACCGCTCGCGCCTGCGTCAGCAGTCGCCAGTGCTCGCGGCGGGCGGCGGGCCACGCGGCGGGCACCACGACGGTCTCGGCGCCGCGAGCGCTGAGCTCCTGCCAGAGGCCCGGGAAGCGCAAGTCGTAGCAGGTGGTGCTCGCGGTCTCGCCGAGCGGGCCGGGCACCACGCTCAGCGAGCCGCCGGGCCGCAGCAGCTGCGACTCGAGCGACTGGTAGCCGAACACGTGGATCTTGCGGTAGGTCTGGGCGATGCGGCCGCGGGCGTCGATGAGCACGGCCGTGTTGTGCAGCGCGCCGTCGGCGCCGCGCTCGACGATGCTGCCCAGGTGCACGGCGGCACCGAGGTCGCGGGCGACGCGCCGGCCCATCTCGACGGTCGGCCCGTCGAGGGTCTCGGCGCGTTCGTCGTAGCGGTCGAAGGCGAAGTAGCCGGCGCTCCACAGCTCGGGCAGCACGAACAGGTCGACTCCCTCGTGCTGGCGCAGCAGCTGCTCGACGCGCTCGATGCGTTCGGCCGGGCTCTCGGCGTCGGGGCTCGCCACCTGCACGAGGGCGATGCGGCGGATCGCAGAGGGCGTCTCCGTCTGAGCTGTCGTCGGCGCAGTCGTCGCGTTCATACCCCCACCCTAACGAGTGCCGCGCTTTCGCCCGGCCGTTTCGACTCGGGGTCGCCGGCGCCCGCCCGGGAGGGCGACGCGGGAGACCGGCGAGCCGACGGGAAGGGGCAGACGCGGCCGGCGCGGCGGTGCAAGAATGGCAGCATGAGCATCGACACGGCAGAGCTTCCCGAGCCCGAGGGCCCCGAGGATCGCCCCGCCCCGGCCGGCAACCCCGGCTGGCTGAGCGACGACGAGCTGCGCTTCGTGCGGGGTCGCCTGCCGGTGGTGTACGTCGAGGCGGTGCCGGTGCGGCTCGACGGGCTCGGCAAGATCATCGAGGTGGGGCTGCTGCTGCGCAGCACCCCCGAGGGGGGCATCACGCGATCGCTGGTGTCGGGCCGCGTGCGCTTCGGCGAGACGCTGCGCGAGGCCCTCTTCCGTCACCTCGAGAACGACCTCGGCCCGATGGCCTTCCCCCAGATGCCCACCGCCCTGGTGCCGGTGCAGGTCGCCGAGTACTTCCCGATGCCCGGCATCTCGCCCTACGTCGACGAGCGCCAGCACGCGGTCTCGCTGGTCTACGTGGTGCCGGTCACGGGCACCTGCAACCCCCGCCAGGACGCGCTCGAGGTGAGCTGGATGTCTCCCGACGAGGCCCTCTCGCCGGACACGCTCGACGAACTGCCGGACGGACGCGGGCGGCTGCTGCGCGACGCGCTCGCCGCCGCCGGCTGCTGACGGGGAGGCACACGGGAAGCGATCCGCCGATCCGCCGGGTCAGGCGCGCTGCCTCCACGCGATCACGTGCGCGCGGGAGAACCCGCGGGCGCACCTGCCGCACGAGGTGACGCGGGTCGGTCTGCGGAAGCGGTAGTGCTCGTGCCCGGCCGGGCACGAACCCACCCACGGTGCGCGCTCGTGCGCGATCTCGCCGTCGTGGGTGCGCCCGCCGACGTAGCCGATCTCGGCCGCGACGCGCTTCCACGCGGCGCCGTGACCCGCCTCGGACCCCGCCATCGCGTGGGCGACCTCGTGCAGCAGCACCTGGTGGATCTCGTCGTCGTCGAACTTCTCCGCGAGGTA
The genomic region above belongs to Leucobacter muris and contains:
- a CDS encoding CapA family protein, whose translation is MTQEKRARTGLSRRARLTITIVVAALVLLGGGTAAALWLGGGEDPEPTAETPAPEPAPAEEPPAEPEQPARPLHVIAMGDMLPHDSVNANAQLPDGGWDYGQFFAGIRPQLDAADATFCNQEVPSAGAEFGISGYPVFNAPTEFARDLHGAVGCDLVNLANNHAADKGAAGIAATRAAWDGLAPAALSGANRSPEEQRAVQVFEQDGVRIALVSFAEYSNAPIDGVSLNLMGDDALVADLMAQARDQADVVIVSAHWGTEDSHEVNGAQTAFAQRVADLGADVIVGTGPHVLQPVTWLPRADGGRTLVWYSIGNMLSTQLELAQRTGVIAGFDLVRDEAGAVRVENPTAILTYMHYEWTPEQEAAGDLMARHGLSITPLAASGELLQAARFGVTAEQQAADSAAILGAEVTILPE
- a CDS encoding carbon-nitrogen family hydrolase, with protein sequence MNATTAPTTAQTETPSAIRRIALVQVASPDAESPAERIERVEQLLRQHEGVDLFVLPELWSAGYFAFDRYDERAETLDGPTVEMGRRVARDLGAAVHLGSIVERGADGALHNTAVLIDARGRIAQTYRKIHVFGYQSLESQLLRPGGSLSVVPGPLGETASTTCYDLRFPGLWQELSARGAETVVVPAAWPAARREHWRLLTQARAVEHQVWVLACNACGTQGEGAGAVALGGFSRVVDPSGRVVAECGDGEEVLVVEVDASRVAEVRAEFPVIADRLSGEAYTTLSADPGAEARG
- a CDS encoding DUF4916 domain-containing protein, with amino-acid sequence MSIDTAELPEPEGPEDRPAPAGNPGWLSDDELRFVRGRLPVVYVEAVPVRLDGLGKIIEVGLLLRSTPEGGITRSLVSGRVRFGETLREALFRHLENDLGPMAFPQMPTALVPVQVAEYFPMPGISPYVDERQHAVSLVYVVPVTGTCNPRQDALEVSWMSPDEALSPDTLDELPDGRGRLLRDALAAAGC
- a CDS encoding SprT-like domain-containing protein, which encodes MAELGRVRVWADALIRMHLEPRFGAGSWSFDFDRAKRRAGLCNYTERRITVSRYLAEKFDDDEIHQVLLHEVAHAMAGSEAGHGAAWKRVAAEIGYVGGRTHDGEIAHERAPWVGSCPAGHEHYRFRRPTRVTSCGRCARGFSRAHVIAWRQRA